One genomic window of Erinaceus europaeus chromosome 19, mEriEur2.1, whole genome shotgun sequence includes the following:
- the REN gene encoding renin yields the protein MARWSRMPHGGLLLVLWASCTFGLPADSGAFRRICLKKMPSVRESLQERGVSVDRLLAEWSQFSQKLALGHSNSTSPVILTNYLDTQYYGEISIGTPPQTFKVVFDTGSANLWVPSTKCSPLYMACEIHRLYDSSESSSYLENGRDFTIRYGSGKVRGFLSQDVVTVGGIMVTQTFGEVTELPVIPFMLAKFDGVLGMGFPAQAVDGITPVFDQILSQKVLKEDVFSVYYNRDSHLQGGEIVLGGSDPQYYEGNFHYVSVSDTGSWQINMKGVSVRSVTLLCEEGCKAVVDTGASFISGPTSSLKLLMETLEAKELSRDEYVVNCNQVPMMPEISFHLGGRDYTLTSVDYVLQDSSSSGDQCTLALHGMDVPPPTGPTWVLGATFIRKFYTEFDRHNNRIGFALAR from the exons ATGGCCAGATGGAGCAGAATGCCTCACGGGGGTCTCCTGCTGGTGCTCTGGGCCTCCTGCACCTTTGGTCTCCCTGCCGACAGCGGCGCTTTCAGAAG AATTTGCCTCAAGAAAATGCCCTCAGTGAGGGAGAGCCTGCAGGAACGGGGTGTGAGTGTGGACAGGCTGCTTGCTGAATGGAGCCAGTTCTCCCAGAAACTTGCCTTGGGCCACAGCAACAGCACCTCCCCAGTGATCCTCACCAACTACCTGGAT ACCCAGTACTATGGCGAGATCAGCATTGGCACCCCACCCCAAACCTTCAAAGTCGTCTTTGATACAGGCTCTGCCAACCTCTGGGTGCCCTCCACCAAGTGCAGCCCTCTCTACATGGCCTGTG AGATTCACAGGCTCTACGACTCCTCAGAATCCTCCAGCTACTTGGAGAATGGGAGAGACTTCACCATCCGCTATGGATCCGGGAAGGTCAGAGGCTTCCTGAGCCAAGATGTGGTGACT GTAGGCGGAATCATGGTGACACAGACCTTTGGCGAGGTCACAGAGCTGCCCGTGATCCCCTTCATGTTGGCCAAGTTTGATGGCGTTCTGGGCATGGGCTTCCCTGCTCAGGCTGTGGACGGGATCACTCCAGTCTTTGACCAGATTCTCTCCCAGAAGGTGTTGAAAGAGGATGTCTTCTCCGTCTACTACAACAG ggattcccacctgcaggggggagagatAGTGCTGGGAGGCAGTGACCCCCAGTACTATGAAGGGAATTTCCACTATGTGAGTGTCAGCGACACCGGCTCCTGGCAGATCAACATGAAAGG GGTGTCTGTGAGGTCGGTGACTTTGCTCTGTGAGGAAGGCTGCAAGGCTGTGGTGGATACCGGGGCGTCCTTCATCTCAGGGCCCACCAGCTCCCTGAAGCTGCTCATGGAGACCCTGGAGGCCAAGGAGCTGAGCAGGGATGAA tatGTGGTGAACTGTAACCAGGTGCCCATGATGCCTGAGATCTCCTTCCACCTGGGGGGCAGAGACTACACCCTCACCAGTGTCGACTATGTATTACag GATTCCTCCAGCAGCGGTGACCAGTGCACACTGGCCCTTCATGGCATGGATGTCCCCCCACCCACGGGGCCCACCTGGGTCCTGGGTGCCACCTTCATCCGCAAGTTCTACACGGAGTTCGATCGGCACAACAACAGAATTGGCTTTGCCTTAGCCCGCTGA